The following coding sequences lie in one Miscanthus floridulus cultivar M001 chromosome 9, ASM1932011v1, whole genome shotgun sequence genomic window:
- the LOC136483886 gene encoding uncharacterized protein isoform X2 — MARPSSPSPPASARKRSRSPPEAAAKHDPRPAAAAAATATAAAASPAGFIFMCNGATKPECYRHRVLGLPRGRLDAVSRIRRGAAVFLYDFDARYLYGPYQADSDGGLHLVPAAFHGRFPAQVKFKIDGDFMPLPESSLRSAINDNYVNGRFNPELTATQVEKLRALFQPITLIPESAPRHDVDNRPPPPLGVDNWLPPPHDVDNWPPAPPLLPPSANPAQPPAYAHHPTPYIAPPDAHSMQPEAYPPPCPYLPPTAPAHVSGPAYSTGPYYAPYQNHPYPYEHGSVNHHYQQSTYQRAPYYGSGWGFPR; from the exons ATGGCGAGGCCCTCCTCGCCTTCCCCTCCCGCCTCGGCGCGCAAGCGGTCGCGCTCTCCACCGGAGGCGGCGGCGAAGCACGACCCCCgccccgccgcggccgcggctgccaccgccaccgctgccgcTGCCTCGCCGGCGGGGTTCATCTTTATGTGCAACGGCGCAACGAAGCCCGAATGCTACCGGCACAGGGTGCTCGGCCTGCCGCGCGGGAGGCTGGACGCGGTCTCGCGGatccggcgcggcgcggcggtcTTCCTCTACGACTTCGACGCGAGGTACCTCTACGGGCCCTACCAAGCTGACTCCGATggagggctccacctcgtccCCGCCGCCTTCCACGGCCGCTTCCCCGCGCAG GTCAAGTTTAAGATTGATGGTGATTTCATGCCTCTCCCTGAGAGTAGCCTAAGAAGTGCCATCAATGACAACTATGTCAATGGGAGGTTCAACCCAGAGCTTACTGCTACACAA GTTGAGAAACTGAGGGCACTATTTCAGCCAATTACTTTAATTCCTGAATCAGCACCCCGACATGACGTTGATAACAGGCCCCCACCCCCACTTGGTGTTGATAACTGGCTCCCACCCCCACATGATGTTGATAACTGgccccctgctcctcctcttctacCTCCTTCAGCTAACCCGGCACAACCACCTGCTTATGCGCATCATCCAACTCCCTATATTGCTCCTCCGGATGCTCATTCGATGCAACCTGAAGCCTATCCACCTCCATGTCCTTACCTGCCTCCGACTGCTCCAG CGCATGTCTCAGGTCCCGCTTATTCTACTGGTCCCTACTATGCTCCTTATCAGAATCATCCATATCCATATGAACATGGTAGTGTGAATCATCATTACCAGCAAAGCACATATCAGAG AGCCCCCTATTATGGGTCCGGTTGGGGGTTCCCGAGGTGA
- the LOC136483886 gene encoding uncharacterized protein isoform X1: MARPSSPSPPASARKRSRSPPEAAAKHDPRPAAAAAATATAAAASPAGFIFMCNGATKPECYRHRVLGLPRGRLDAVSRIRRGAAVFLYDFDARYLYGPYQADSDGGLHLVPAAFHGRFPAQVKFKIDGDFMPLPESSLRSAINDNYVNGRFNPELTATQVEKLRALFQPITLIPESAPRHDVDNRPPPPLGVDNWLPPPHDVDNWPPAPPLLPPSANPAQPPAYAHHPTPYIAPPDAHSMQPEAYPPPCPYLPPTAPGMVTETGYGYGDGYEAYRPFHSAYRYVQTPPSCSLYAQYPMPAHVSGPAYSTGPYYAPYQNHPYPYEHGSVNHHYQQSTYQRAPYYGSGWGFPR; this comes from the exons ATGGCGAGGCCCTCCTCGCCTTCCCCTCCCGCCTCGGCGCGCAAGCGGTCGCGCTCTCCACCGGAGGCGGCGGCGAAGCACGACCCCCgccccgccgcggccgcggctgccaccgccaccgctgccgcTGCCTCGCCGGCGGGGTTCATCTTTATGTGCAACGGCGCAACGAAGCCCGAATGCTACCGGCACAGGGTGCTCGGCCTGCCGCGCGGGAGGCTGGACGCGGTCTCGCGGatccggcgcggcgcggcggtcTTCCTCTACGACTTCGACGCGAGGTACCTCTACGGGCCCTACCAAGCTGACTCCGATggagggctccacctcgtccCCGCCGCCTTCCACGGCCGCTTCCCCGCGCAG GTCAAGTTTAAGATTGATGGTGATTTCATGCCTCTCCCTGAGAGTAGCCTAAGAAGTGCCATCAATGACAACTATGTCAATGGGAGGTTCAACCCAGAGCTTACTGCTACACAA GTTGAGAAACTGAGGGCACTATTTCAGCCAATTACTTTAATTCCTGAATCAGCACCCCGACATGACGTTGATAACAGGCCCCCACCCCCACTTGGTGTTGATAACTGGCTCCCACCCCCACATGATGTTGATAACTGgccccctgctcctcctcttctacCTCCTTCAGCTAACCCGGCACAACCACCTGCTTATGCGCATCATCCAACTCCCTATATTGCTCCTCCGGATGCTCATTCGATGCAACCTGAAGCCTATCCACCTCCATGTCCTTACCTGCCTCCGACTGCTCCAGGTATGGTAACAGAAACTGGGTATGGTTATGGAGATGGATATGAAGCATATCGTCCATTTCATTCTGCCTATCGGTATGTGCAAACGCCACCTTCATGTTCTCTCTATGCTCAATACCCTATGCCAGCGCATGTCTCAGGTCCCGCTTATTCTACTGGTCCCTACTATGCTCCTTATCAGAATCATCCATATCCATATGAACATGGTAGTGTGAATCATCATTACCAGCAAAGCACATATCAGAG AGCCCCCTATTATGGGTCCGGTTGGGGGTTCCCGAGGTGA
- the LOC136483886 gene encoding uncharacterized protein isoform X4, with the protein MARPSSPSPPASARKRSRSPPEAAAKHDPRPAAAAAATATAAAASPAGFIFMCNGATKPECYRHRVLGLPRGRLDAVSRIRRGAAVFLYDFDARYLYGPYQADSDGGLHLVPAAFHGRFPAQVKFKIDGDFMPLPESSLRSAINDNYVNGRFNPELTATQVEKLRALFQPITLIPESAPRHDVDNRPPPPLGVDNWLPPPHDVDNWPPAPPLLPPSANPAQPPAYAHHPTPYIAPPDAHSMQPEAYPPPCPYLPPTAPGMVTETGYGYGDGYEAYRPFHSAYRIIHIHMNMVV; encoded by the exons ATGGCGAGGCCCTCCTCGCCTTCCCCTCCCGCCTCGGCGCGCAAGCGGTCGCGCTCTCCACCGGAGGCGGCGGCGAAGCACGACCCCCgccccgccgcggccgcggctgccaccgccaccgctgccgcTGCCTCGCCGGCGGGGTTCATCTTTATGTGCAACGGCGCAACGAAGCCCGAATGCTACCGGCACAGGGTGCTCGGCCTGCCGCGCGGGAGGCTGGACGCGGTCTCGCGGatccggcgcggcgcggcggtcTTCCTCTACGACTTCGACGCGAGGTACCTCTACGGGCCCTACCAAGCTGACTCCGATggagggctccacctcgtccCCGCCGCCTTCCACGGCCGCTTCCCCGCGCAG GTCAAGTTTAAGATTGATGGTGATTTCATGCCTCTCCCTGAGAGTAGCCTAAGAAGTGCCATCAATGACAACTATGTCAATGGGAGGTTCAACCCAGAGCTTACTGCTACACAA GTTGAGAAACTGAGGGCACTATTTCAGCCAATTACTTTAATTCCTGAATCAGCACCCCGACATGACGTTGATAACAGGCCCCCACCCCCACTTGGTGTTGATAACTGGCTCCCACCCCCACATGATGTTGATAACTGgccccctgctcctcctcttctacCTCCTTCAGCTAACCCGGCACAACCACCTGCTTATGCGCATCATCCAACTCCCTATATTGCTCCTCCGGATGCTCATTCGATGCAACCTGAAGCCTATCCACCTCCATGTCCTTACCTGCCTCCGACTGCTCCAGGTATGGTAACAGAAACTGGGTATGGTTATGGAGATGGATATGAAGCATATCGTCCATTTCATTCTGCCTATCG AATCATCCATATCCATATGAACATGGTAGTGTGA
- the LOC136483886 gene encoding uncharacterized protein isoform X3 yields MARPSSPSPPASARKRSRSPPEAAAKHDPRPAAAAAATATAAAASPAGFIFMCNGATKPECYRHRVLGLPRGRLDAVSRIRRGAAVFLYDFDARYLYGPYQADSDGGLHLVPAAFHGRFPAQVKFKIDGDFMPLPESSLRSAINDNYVNGRFNPELTATQVEKLRALFQPITLIPESAPRHDVDNRPPPPLGVDNWLPPPHDVDNWPPAPPLLPPSANPAQPPAYAHHPTPYIAPPDAHSMQPEAYPPPCPYLPPTAPGPAYSTGPYYAPYQNHPYPYEHGSVNHHYQQSTYQRAPYYGSGWGFPR; encoded by the exons ATGGCGAGGCCCTCCTCGCCTTCCCCTCCCGCCTCGGCGCGCAAGCGGTCGCGCTCTCCACCGGAGGCGGCGGCGAAGCACGACCCCCgccccgccgcggccgcggctgccaccgccaccgctgccgcTGCCTCGCCGGCGGGGTTCATCTTTATGTGCAACGGCGCAACGAAGCCCGAATGCTACCGGCACAGGGTGCTCGGCCTGCCGCGCGGGAGGCTGGACGCGGTCTCGCGGatccggcgcggcgcggcggtcTTCCTCTACGACTTCGACGCGAGGTACCTCTACGGGCCCTACCAAGCTGACTCCGATggagggctccacctcgtccCCGCCGCCTTCCACGGCCGCTTCCCCGCGCAG GTCAAGTTTAAGATTGATGGTGATTTCATGCCTCTCCCTGAGAGTAGCCTAAGAAGTGCCATCAATGACAACTATGTCAATGGGAGGTTCAACCCAGAGCTTACTGCTACACAA GTTGAGAAACTGAGGGCACTATTTCAGCCAATTACTTTAATTCCTGAATCAGCACCCCGACATGACGTTGATAACAGGCCCCCACCCCCACTTGGTGTTGATAACTGGCTCCCACCCCCACATGATGTTGATAACTGgccccctgctcctcctcttctacCTCCTTCAGCTAACCCGGCACAACCACCTGCTTATGCGCATCATCCAACTCCCTATATTGCTCCTCCGGATGCTCATTCGATGCAACCTGAAGCCTATCCACCTCCATGTCCTTACCTGCCTCCGACTGCTCCAG GTCCCGCTTATTCTACTGGTCCCTACTATGCTCCTTATCAGAATCATCCATATCCATATGAACATGGTAGTGTGAATCATCATTACCAGCAAAGCACATATCAGAG AGCCCCCTATTATGGGTCCGGTTGGGGGTTCCCGAGGTGA
- the LOC136483889 gene encoding N-alpha-acetyltransferase MAK3-like yields the protein MSSAASAAAAAAASAAAAGGGGSEGSGGAEGGEIAYVSYGGEQHLPLVMSLVDEELSEPYSIFTYRYFVYLWPQLTFLAFDARDGKCVGTVVCKMGEHRGAFRGYIAMLVVLKPYRGRGIATELVTRSIRVMMESGCEEVTLEAEVTNKGALALYGRLGFIRAKRLYRYYLNGVDAFRLKLLFPRPDPGLPPMMIGNDRDDQKMDSPYL from the exons ATGTCGtcggccgcctccgccgccgccgccgccgccgcctccgccgccgccgccggcggcggcggtagcgAAGGAAGCGGGGGTGCGGAGGGCGGGGAGATTGCGTACGTGAGCTACGGCGGGGAGCAGCACCTGCCGCTGGTGATGTCGCTGGTGGACGAGGAGCTCAGCGAGCCCTACTCCATCTTCACCTACCGCTACTTCGTCTACCTCTGGCCGCAGCTCACCTTCCTG GCGTTCGATGCCAGGGATGGCAAGTGCGTGGGGACGGTCGTGTGCAAGATGGGGGAGCACAGGGGTGCATTCAGGGGCTACATCGCCATGCTCGTCGTCCTCAAGCCCTACCGAGGGAGGGGAATAG CAACTGAGCTAGTTACTAGATCAATTCGGGTAATGATGGAGTCTGGCTGTGAGGAG GTGACACTTGAAGCAGAAGTTACTAATAAGGGTGCCCTTGCTCTCTATGGTCGCCTGGGGTTTATCCGAGCAAAGAGACTGTACAGATACTATCTAAATGGTGTAGACGCTTTTCGGCTGAAACTACTATTTCCACGCCCTGATCCTGGCCTGCCTCCAATGATGATTGGCAATGACAGGGATGACCAGAAGATGGATTCTCCCTACTTGTGA